A stretch of Coccidioides posadasii str. Silveira chromosome 2, complete sequence DNA encodes these proteins:
- a CDS encoding uncharacterized protein (TransMembrane:1 (o12-31i)): protein MSMAAGGPALDLAMQSFLALPAAIAAIYNAVGDRRIARSDFGFSIVDWMSYMVSIEPYIRRGLGCQDIELQARRILDLCAWLGRWLYSIGFRQSRALAKRYTLRGLRFPYLWLSKKYQHFDTKLKLIKSEGEQLKRSLDACPAGQTHASLIRSQSEDQSLTPDAPAPSASSKELLTLHPYLKRQLMLYLGIRMINESANNLNSISIRLLKT, encoded by the exons ATGTCCATGGCAGCCGGTGGTCCTGCTCTGGATCTCGCGATGCAATCATTCCTTGCTTTACCGGCGGCCATTGCGGCAATCTACAATGCTGTTGGCGACAGGAGGATCGCCAGGTCGGATTTTGGGTTCTCGATTGTCGACTGGATGAGCTATATGGTCTCAATCGAGCCGTATATCCGTCGAGGACTTGGATGCCAAGACATAGAGCTCCAAGCGCGAAGGATATTGGACCTTTGCGCTTGGCTGGGCCGCTGGTTATATTCCATCGGGTTCCGACAGTCGCGGGCACTTGCTAAGAGATATACCCTCCGAGGCCTGCGATTTCCCTACCTTTGGCTGAGCAAGAAGTACCAACATTTTGATACCAAGCTTAAACTGATAAAATCGGAGGGAGAACAGCTGAAGCGGAGCCTGGATGCTTGTCCT GCTGGCCAGACGCATGCGTCCCTTATTCGATCTCAAAGCGAAGATCAGTCTTTAACACCCGACGCCCCTGCCCCTTCGGCATCGAGTAAGGAATTGCTGACACTTCATCCATATTTAAAACGACAACTCATGTTATATTTAGGGATACGGATGATCAATGAATCTGCGAATAATTTAAACTCCATATCCATTCGTCTACTCAAAACTTAA
- a CDS encoding uncharacterized protein (EggNog:ENOG410PKQ4~COG:S~BUSCO:12376at33183) translates to MSFQQGQQSQQPPPQPGFYPPPIQQGGAYPPPPQQSAFPPPQQQSYNYPPPPGAQGAPQFAPPPTGGHGSPPPHANSPPPMTQTPPQMPQPTPPPKIEQMPGGAPPAGQFVGAQSTAADDVGTFNGGSYRISHRDSNSILTLQLAMGCPLTAKPGAMIAMSPTMTLKGSVKFSVKKMLAGGEMSSSTYTGPGELLLAPSALGDISLLRLNGQEQWFVGKDAFLACTQGIVKDYKRQGLGKAFFSGEGLFIYTVSGTGILFIQSFGAIIKKDLVAGEKYIVDNGHLVAWTCNYVMERVASGGIMSGLASGEGLVCKFTGPGTIYMQTRNAQAFAHWVLANGGVSGA, encoded by the exons ATGTCATTCCAGCAAGGCCAGCAATCTCAACAACCCCCACCGCAACCAGGATTCTATCCGC CACCAATACAACAAGGAGGAG CctatcctcctcctccccagCAAAGTGCATTCCCTCCACCACAACAGCAGAGCTACAACTATCCTCCCCCCCCAGGGGCACAAGGAGCTCCTCAGTTCGCGCCACCCCCAACAGGTGGCCATGGCTCTCCACCACCACATGCGAACTCACCTCCTCCGATGACACAAACACCCCCTCAAATGCCACAACCTACACCTCCGCCAAAGATAGAACAGATGCCTGGTGGTGCGCCACCAGCTGGCCAGTTTGTAGGAGCCCAATCCACAGCTGCAGATGATGTTGGCACGTTCAATGGAGGCAGCTATCGCATCAGTCATCGTGATTCCAATTCGATTTTGACTCTTCAGCTTGCAATGGGATGTCCATTGACTGCCAAGCCCG GCGCTATGATTGCCATGTCACCCACAATGACCCTCAAAGGCTCAGTAAAATTCTCTGTCAAGAAAATGCTGGCTGGTGGCGAGATGTCGTCCTCAACATACACTGGCCCGGGTGAACTCCTCCTGGCACCTTCTGCACTGGGTGACATCTCCCTTCTCCGTCTCAACGGGCAGGAGCAATGGTTTGTTGGTAAAGACGCCTTTTTGGCTTGCACACAAGGCATCGTCAAAGACTATAAGCGCCAGGGACTTGGCAAGGCTTTTTTTTCCGGCGAAGGCCTGTTTATCTATACGGTCAGCGGTACCGGTATCCTTTTCATCCAAAGCTTTGGCGCGATTATCAAGAAAGAT CTTGTCGCTGGCGAGAAATATATCGTTGATAACGGCCATCTTGTCGCATGGACCTGCAACTACGTGATGGAGCGTGTTGCCTCCGGCGGAATCATGTCCGGTTTAGCCTCGGGCGAAGGGTTGGTGTGCAAGTTCACCGGACCGGGAACTATTTACATGCAGACGAGAAATGCGCAAGCATTTGCGCATTGGGTTTTGGCTAATGGAGGTGTGAGCGGGGCTTAA